The Neobacillus sp. OS1-2 genome includes a window with the following:
- a CDS encoding transporter substrate-binding domain-containing protein: MFKSRTSKIAGVLLLSASMLLSACGKGDEKEANGTAAKNALEQIKEDGKIVIGVKYDTRLFGLKNPSSGEVEGFDIDISKELAKDILGDEKKVEFKEVTSKTRIPMLNNGDIDAIVATMTISEERKKEVDFSDVYFDAGQSLLVKKGSPIKGLDDLKKGTKVLAVKGSTSAINIREKAPETTVLEFENYTEAFTALKSGQGDALTTDDSILYGMVDQDANYQLVGGTFTEEPYGIAVKKGNKELVDAINSALKKMKDNGKYDEIHKKWIKSN; this comes from the coding sequence ATGTTTAAGAGTAGAACAAGTAAGATTGCGGGCGTTCTTTTATTATCGGCTTCCATGCTGCTTTCAGCGTGCGGTAAAGGGGATGAAAAAGAAGCAAATGGGACTGCAGCCAAAAATGCGTTAGAGCAAATTAAAGAGGATGGCAAAATTGTGATCGGAGTAAAATATGATACTCGATTATTTGGACTTAAGAATCCATCTTCCGGGGAAGTAGAAGGTTTTGATATTGATATTTCCAAAGAGTTGGCAAAGGATATTCTTGGGGATGAGAAAAAGGTAGAGTTTAAAGAGGTTACATCTAAAACACGTATCCCGATGTTAAACAATGGCGATATTGATGCAATCGTTGCCACCATGACGATTTCCGAAGAGCGTAAAAAAGAGGTTGATTTCTCGGATGTCTACTTTGATGCTGGACAATCACTACTTGTCAAAAAGGGCAGCCCGATCAAAGGACTTGATGATTTGAAAAAGGGTACGAAGGTTCTTGCCGTTAAAGGCTCAACATCTGCCATCAATATTCGTGAAAAAGCTCCAGAGACAACTGTATTAGAATTTGAAAACTATACAGAGGCCTTTACAGCATTGAAATCCGGTCAAGGAGATGCCTTAACAACGGATGATTCCATTCTTTATGGAATGGTTGACCAAGATGCAAACTATCAGCTAGTCGGTGGAACTTTTACAGAAGAGCCATACGGAATTGCTGTTAAAAAAGGAAACAAAGAATTAGTTGATGCGATCAATAGCGCCCTAAAGAAGATGAAAGATAACGGAAAGTACGACGAAATTCACAAAAAATGGATCAAGTCCAACTAA
- a CDS encoding amino acid ABC transporter permease → MLDFSILVDNWDTYLEGFKNTVLSSIIALIGSFIIGVIVAVMRIAPIKPLNWIGSAYVEFIRNIPLLIIAFFFYIGLPAVGVTLTGFVAGTIALAIYTASFIAEAIRAGIQSVPKGQMEAARSSGLTYLQAMRVIILPQAIKIVIPPIGNQFINLVKNSAILGMIAGLDLMYFGDLVSSHTFVTFDVYIFVAIFYLVLTIPLSLGVGYLEKRLARSH, encoded by the coding sequence TTGCTTGATTTTTCCATACTGGTAGATAACTGGGATACATATTTAGAAGGATTTAAGAATACGGTGCTGTCTAGTATCATTGCCTTGATCGGAAGCTTTATTATTGGCGTGATTGTAGCGGTTATGAGAATTGCACCGATTAAACCTTTAAATTGGATTGGCAGCGCGTATGTTGAGTTTATCAGAAATATTCCTTTACTCATCATAGCCTTTTTCTTTTATATTGGTCTTCCCGCTGTAGGTGTAACGTTAACTGGATTTGTGGCAGGGACGATTGCCCTTGCCATTTATACGGCATCCTTCATTGCGGAAGCAATTCGCGCTGGAATACAATCTGTACCGAAAGGACAAATGGAGGCGGCAAGATCATCAGGTCTTACCTATTTGCAGGCGATGAGGGTCATTATTTTACCGCAAGCGATTAAAATAGTCATTCCTCCAATAGGCAACCAGTTTATTAATCTAGTCAAAAACTCTGCTATTTTGGGGATGATTGCCGGTTTAGATTTAATGTACTTTGGTGACCTTGTATCCTCCCATACATTCGTTACTTTTGATGTCTATATTTTTGTGGCCATCTTTTATCTCGTGTTAACAATTCCATTAAGTCTTGGCGTTGGTTATCTGGAAAAACGCTTAGCTAGAAGCCATTAA
- a CDS encoding Gfo/Idh/MocA family oxidoreductase yields MEKVRWGVVSTASIAQTQVIPAINRSENAEMVGIASRDEKAKAVAARLSIPKSFESYEELLRDSEIDAVYIPLPNHLHSKWVKKAAGLGKHVLCEKPAALTTEETGEMAAFCKQKDIKFMEAFMYQFHPQHQRVQEIIADGEIGEIKFMRASFSFYMEDKQSNIRMKKEMGGGSIYDVGCYCIHAIRSILHTEPIEVETFATLDPHTGVDLSALVHMKLANGIMAVFDCSFDMAFRQEYEVVGTKGRISVPRAFRPDTYGGEGFIIVQSEQGDRTEKITGDQYKLQIEHFSQSIMENTQPSYSAENTILNMRAIDACYQSICQKAAVVLA; encoded by the coding sequence ATGGAAAAGGTTCGGTGGGGAGTCGTAAGCACCGCATCTATCGCACAGACACAAGTAATACCTGCCATTAATCGATCCGAAAATGCTGAAATGGTTGGTATAGCTAGTAGGGATGAAAAAGCAAAGGCGGTGGCTGCTAGATTATCCATTCCAAAAAGCTTTGAAAGTTATGAGGAGCTTCTTCGTGATTCGGAAATTGACGCAGTTTACATCCCGCTTCCTAATCATTTACATAGTAAATGGGTTAAAAAAGCTGCTGGGCTTGGCAAACATGTTCTATGTGAAAAGCCGGCTGCATTAACAACGGAAGAGACTGGGGAAATGGCTGCGTTTTGCAAACAAAAGGATATAAAATTCATGGAAGCATTTATGTACCAATTTCACCCCCAGCACCAAAGGGTTCAGGAAATAATCGCTGATGGAGAAATTGGTGAGATAAAATTCATGCGTGCCAGCTTTTCGTTTTATATGGAGGATAAACAATCCAATATTAGAATGAAAAAGGAAATGGGCGGCGGAAGTATTTATGATGTTGGGTGTTACTGTATTCATGCGATTCGTTCTATTTTACACACAGAGCCGATTGAAGTTGAGACCTTTGCTACGCTTGACCCTCATACGGGAGTGGATCTATCTGCCCTAGTTCATATGAAACTAGCCAATGGAATAATGGCTGTGTTTGACTGCAGTTTTGATATGGCCTTTAGACAGGAGTATGAGGTGGTTGGTACAAAGGGCCGCATTTCAGTGCCAAGAGCTTTTCGTCCTGATACCTATGGCGGCGAAGGTTTCATTATAGTTCAGTCAGAGCAGGGAGACCGGACCGAAAAGATAACGGGTGACCAATATAAACTTCAAATTGAGCATTTTTCTCAGTCTATCATGGAAAATACTCAACCGTCGTATTCCGCAGAAAATACGATTCTAAATATGCGTGCCATTGACGCTTGTTATCAGTCTATTTGTCAAAAGGCTGCAGTCGTATTGGCGTAA
- a CDS encoding glycoside hydrolase family 43 protein, with protein MAFIQNPILTGFNPDPSICRAGEDYYIAVSTFEWFPGVGIYHSKDLKNWRLAARPLNRLSQLNMMGNPDSGGIWAPALSYRNGQFWLIYTDVKVVEGQWKDCHNYLTTCDSIDGEWSDPIYLNSSGFDPSLFHDDDGKKYLVNMYWDHRVGHHNFYGIALQEYSVEEQKLVGKAEIIFKGTDSRLTEAPHLYKMHGYYYLLTAEGGTKFDHQATIARSTQLMGPYEVHPENPLITSFPYPRNPLQKAGHASIVHTHTDEWFLVHLTGRPLPRLGQPLLDPRGYCPLGRETAIQRLEWKDNWPYVVGGNQPAVEIEGPKLEEVRWERDFPEKDDFDTTSLNLHFQNLRIPLGEDIVSLKDRPGHLRLYGKESLTSKFTQAFVARRWQHFHFTAETKVAFHPETFQQSAGLVNYYNTQNWTACQISWNEHKGRILELVTCDNFTFAQPLQGEEIVIPEEVEYVYLRVEVKTNVYHYSYSFDGESWNGIPVTLQSYKLSDDYIQGGGFFTGAFVGIQCQDTSGQRRHADFDYFIYKSE; from the coding sequence ATGGCTTTTATTCAAAATCCAATATTAACAGGATTTAATCCAGATCCAAGTATTTGCCGTGCAGGAGAAGACTATTATATTGCCGTCTCCACATTTGAATGGTTTCCAGGAGTAGGTATTTATCATTCAAAGGATTTGAAAAACTGGCGTTTAGCAGCAAGGCCGCTTAACAGGTTAAGTCAGTTGAATATGATGGGAAATCCTGATTCGGGCGGGATTTGGGCACCGGCCTTGTCTTATCGTAATGGGCAGTTTTGGCTGATCTATACGGATGTAAAGGTAGTGGAAGGTCAATGGAAGGACTGTCACAATTACCTTACTACCTGTGATTCGATTGATGGCGAATGGTCAGATCCGATTTATTTAAATAGTTCTGGCTTTGATCCTTCCCTATTCCACGATGATGATGGAAAAAAATACTTAGTTAATATGTACTGGGATCATCGGGTAGGTCATCATAATTTTTACGGAATTGCCCTTCAGGAATATAGTGTGGAAGAACAAAAGCTGGTGGGTAAGGCTGAAATCATCTTTAAGGGAACAGATAGTAGGCTGACAGAGGCGCCTCATTTATATAAAATGCATGGCTACTACTACCTCCTAACGGCGGAGGGCGGTACAAAATTTGATCATCAAGCAACGATTGCACGTTCCACCCAGTTAATGGGACCATATGAGGTACATCCGGAGAACCCTTTGATTACTTCATTCCCGTACCCAAGAAATCCACTTCAGAAGGCGGGCCATGCTTCTATCGTCCACACGCATACGGACGAGTGGTTCCTTGTCCATTTGACTGGAAGGCCTCTACCAAGATTAGGTCAGCCGTTATTAGATCCTCGCGGATATTGTCCGCTTGGGAGGGAAACGGCCATCCAGCGGCTGGAATGGAAAGACAATTGGCCCTATGTGGTAGGGGGCAATCAGCCTGCGGTTGAGATTGAAGGTCCTAAACTGGAAGAGGTCCGCTGGGAAAGGGATTTTCCGGAAAAGGATGATTTTGATACGACCAGCCTAAACCTTCATTTTCAAAATTTGCGGATACCATTGGGAGAGGATATTGTTTCATTGAAAGATCGTCCTGGACACCTGCGCTTGTACGGGAAAGAGTCCCTAACATCAAAATTCACGCAGGCTTTTGTGGCAAGGCGATGGCAACACTTTCACTTTACCGCAGAGACTAAGGTCGCCTTTCATCCTGAAACCTTCCAGCAATCGGCAGGACTGGTAAATTACTATAACACACAGAACTGGACCGCATGTCAAATCTCTTGGAACGAACACAAAGGCAGAATACTAGAACTTGTGACCTGTGATAACTTTACTTTCGCCCAACCCTTACAAGGGGAGGAGATTGTGATTCCTGAAGAGGTTGAATATGTGTACCTTCGTGTTGAAGTAAAAACGAATGTGTATCACTATTCCTACTCATTTGATGGTGAAAGTTGGAACGGTATCCCCGTAACACTCCAATCCTATAAGTTATCGGACGACTATATTCAAGGCGGTGGCTTCTTTACTGGTGCCTTTGTCGGAATCCAGTGCCAGGATACATCGGGGCAAAGACGGCACGCCGACTTTGATTACTTTATCTATAAGAGCGAATAA
- a CDS encoding amino acid ABC transporter permease, translating into MDIAGALSVDHLKFLADGFKVTLYIAFVSIVLSFIIGIVLGTLRFAKIKFLSKVVALIVETIRNMPLLLIIFFTFFALPEVGLKLSPTAAAISALTVFESAMLAEIVRSGLTSIHKGQIEAARSSGLTYIQTLWHIVMPQALRRMVPPIVSQFISLLKDTSLCVIIALPEFMHNAQIIYAQNVNYVIPIFVVVALMYFIVNYCLSLIARRLESKQA; encoded by the coding sequence ATGGATATTGCAGGAGCGCTCTCAGTCGATCATTTAAAATTCCTCGCCGATGGTTTTAAGGTGACGCTTTACATTGCCTTTGTTTCGATTGTATTAAGCTTTATTATCGGTATCGTGTTAGGGACCTTACGTTTTGCCAAAATTAAGTTCCTATCGAAGGTTGTGGCTTTGATTGTCGAGACGATTCGGAATATGCCGCTGCTTTTGATTATTTTCTTCACCTTTTTTGCCTTGCCTGAAGTGGGATTGAAGCTTAGCCCCACAGCTGCGGCAATCTCGGCATTGACTGTGTTTGAATCAGCAATGCTGGCTGAGATTGTAAGAAGCGGCCTAACTTCCATCCATAAAGGACAAATTGAAGCTGCCCGTTCATCAGGGTTAACGTATATCCAAACATTATGGCATATTGTCATGCCACAAGCCCTTCGGCGCATGGTGCCGCCGATTGTTAGTCAATTTATCTCGTTATTGAAGGACACTTCACTATGCGTGATTATTGCGCTGCCGGAATTCATGCACAATGCTCAAATCATCTATGCCCAAAATGTTAATTACGTGATTCCAATCTTTGTGGTCGTCGCGCTCATGTACTTTATTGTCAACTACTGCTTATCATTGATTGCGCGCAGGCTTGAAAGCAAGCAAGCATAA
- a CDS encoding carbohydrate ABC transporter permease — MNTVKATESTLIASKQKINHGKNSFLNRTALGIMYVFLIIVAVFQIFPIVWLFLFSLKNNQEVFNMSPFSLPESPKWENYQKVWTEGNISQYFLNSVTYTVAAVVLTVVLASMVTFAITRMNWKGSKLVLGLFMVGLMIPVHSTLIPLFNTFTKVNLIDNPLSIILAYTAFNLPITIMILLGFYEALPREVEEAAVMDGASINHIFFRITLPMTAPVMATAAIINMIYNWNEFVFVNTFISSDHFKTLTVGIQNFIGQYTTDWGAIGATLVISILPILIAFFILSNRIVEGLASGSVKG, encoded by the coding sequence ATGAATACCGTCAAAGCAACGGAGTCCACGCTAATCGCCAGCAAGCAGAAAATAAATCACGGGAAGAACTCCTTTCTAAATCGGACGGCCCTCGGAATCATGTATGTCTTTCTGATTATTGTGGCAGTCTTTCAAATCTTTCCGATTGTCTGGTTATTTCTCTTTTCACTGAAAAATAATCAAGAGGTCTTCAATATGTCGCCCTTTTCCTTACCTGAAAGTCCAAAATGGGAAAATTACCAAAAGGTTTGGACAGAAGGAAATATCAGCCAGTACTTTCTCAATAGTGTCACTTATACGGTCGCAGCGGTTGTCTTGACGGTCGTGTTGGCCAGCATGGTGACTTTTGCGATTACGAGAATGAACTGGAAGGGCAGCAAACTGGTTTTAGGTCTATTCATGGTGGGATTAATGATTCCGGTCCATTCAACCTTGATTCCGTTATTCAATACCTTCACAAAAGTGAACCTGATTGATAACCCGTTATCCATTATTTTGGCTTATACGGCTTTTAACTTGCCGATCACGATTATGATTCTACTTGGATTTTACGAGGCATTACCAAGAGAGGTGGAAGAAGCGGCCGTAATGGACGGTGCTTCCATTAATCATATCTTTTTCCGGATTACCTTACCAATGACCGCTCCAGTAATGGCGACGGCGGCTATTATCAACATGATTTACAACTGGAATGAGTTTGTCTTTGTCAACACGTTCATTAGTTCAGATCACTTCAAAACACTGACAGTCGGAATTCAAAACTTTATTGGTCAATATACGACCGACTGGGGGGCAATTGGTGCGACGCTAGTTATCAGTATCCTGCCAATCCTGATTGCCTTCTTTATTTTAAGCAATCGAATTGTAGAAGGGCTTGCTTCGGGATCTGTCAAAGGGTAA
- a CDS encoding amino acid ABC transporter ATP-binding protein produces MIRFDSVNKYYGDFHVLKDINLEINKGEVVVVIGPSGSGKSTLLRCINQLETISGGELTVNGFKVNDKKANINELRRNIGMVFQHFYLYPHKTVLENITIAPMMVVKQSKAEAEKVARYYLEKVGIPEKADVYPSQLSGGQQQRVAIARGLAMKPEIMLFDEPTSALDPEMIGEVLDVMKTLAKEGMTMVVVTHEMGFAKEVADRIIFMDHGQILEQGKPADFYANPKEERARLFLSRILNH; encoded by the coding sequence GTGATTCGGTTTGATTCGGTCAATAAATATTATGGGGACTTTCATGTTCTCAAAGATATTAATCTAGAGATTAATAAAGGAGAAGTTGTCGTTGTTATTGGGCCTTCAGGGTCGGGGAAAAGTACGTTGCTTCGCTGTATTAATCAGCTGGAAACCATCTCGGGCGGAGAGTTAACTGTTAACGGGTTTAAGGTAAATGACAAAAAGGCGAATATTAATGAGTTAAGACGAAATATCGGGATGGTATTTCAGCATTTTTACCTGTATCCGCATAAAACCGTTCTTGAAAACATTACGATTGCACCCATGATGGTAGTAAAACAATCGAAGGCGGAAGCGGAGAAAGTGGCTAGGTATTATCTTGAAAAAGTAGGGATACCGGAAAAGGCAGATGTTTATCCATCCCAGTTATCAGGAGGCCAGCAACAAAGGGTGGCGATTGCAAGAGGACTTGCGATGAAGCCTGAAATTATGCTGTTTGATGAGCCCACTTCGGCACTTGACCCGGAAATGATTGGTGAAGTGCTGGATGTTATGAAAACACTGGCAAAAGAAGGGATGACGATGGTCGTCGTTACCCATGAAATGGGATTTGCGAAAGAAGTAGCCGATCGTATCATATTCATGGACCACGGGCAAATTCTTGAACAGGGGAAACCGGCTGATTTTTACGCGAATCCAAAAGAAGAAAGAGCGCGTCTATTTCTCAGTCGTATATTAAATCATTAA
- a CDS encoding ROK family transcriptional regulator has protein sequence MQPKTWNQQIVKENNKALVLQMILAKEPLSRADIAQVTGLNKATVSSMVNELLDEELIYESGPGESSGGRRPVLLHFNKVAGYAIGLNIGVNYILCILTDLKGNILIEKNQLLLDTSYPVVTSLVIEMIHSVMDEMPKSKYGTVGIGIGVPGIVDKSGTILLAPNLGWKDLSLKQVITDEFNLPVIIENEANAGSYGEKQFGVGQNFQNIVYVSAGIGIGVGIILNGELYQGKNGFAGEMGHMIIEANGKPCSCGSRGCWEAYASEHALINVENQKYLSLELLIELAEKNDQSALKLFEQIGRYLGYGMNNIINTFNPEQVIIGNRLAKAQKWLEESIRKTINTHTLSFHRQEVELQFSTLSIYSAALGVTAFVVEDFITGGKVEEISN, from the coding sequence ATGCAACCAAAAACCTGGAATCAACAAATCGTTAAAGAAAATAATAAAGCACTAGTCTTACAAATGATTTTGGCAAAGGAACCGCTATCACGGGCAGATATTGCCCAAGTTACCGGTCTGAATAAAGCGACAGTCTCTTCTATGGTAAACGAATTACTCGACGAGGAACTGATTTATGAATCTGGTCCAGGTGAATCCAGCGGTGGACGGCGGCCCGTTCTTCTTCATTTCAATAAAGTGGCGGGCTATGCCATTGGACTGAATATTGGGGTAAATTATATTTTATGTATACTGACCGATTTAAAAGGGAATATCCTCATTGAAAAAAATCAATTACTCCTAGATACCTCCTATCCTGTTGTGACGAGCTTAGTGATTGAAATGATTCACTCCGTAATGGACGAAATGCCGAAAAGTAAATACGGCACCGTCGGAATTGGGATAGGCGTGCCGGGAATAGTGGATAAATCCGGAACCATCTTACTGGCTCCGAACCTAGGCTGGAAGGATTTATCCTTAAAACAGGTGATTACGGACGAATTCAATCTCCCTGTCATTATTGAAAATGAAGCAAATGCCGGGTCCTATGGGGAAAAACAATTTGGTGTAGGTCAAAACTTTCAAAATATCGTTTATGTAAGTGCTGGAATCGGGATTGGTGTTGGCATCATCTTGAACGGAGAATTATATCAAGGGAAAAACGGTTTTGCCGGAGAAATGGGTCACATGATCATTGAAGCGAACGGTAAACCGTGCAGCTGCGGAAGTAGAGGATGTTGGGAGGCCTATGCTTCTGAGCACGCATTGATCAACGTGGAAAATCAAAAATATTTATCACTCGAATTGTTAATTGAATTAGCTGAAAAAAATGACCAGAGTGCCCTGAAGCTGTTTGAACAAATTGGCCGTTATCTCGGATATGGCATGAATAACATTATAAATACCTTTAATCCTGAACAAGTCATCATTGGAAATCGATTAGCAAAAGCGCAGAAATGGCTAGAGGAATCGATTCGCAAAACGATTAATACCCATACTCTTTCCTTTCATCGTCAAGAAGTGGAATTACAGTTTTCAACGCTCTCCATTTATTCAGCGGCATTAGGCGTAACCGCTTTTGTAGTGGAAGACTTTATCACAGGAGGAAAGGTAGAGGAGATTTCTAATTAA
- a CDS encoding YesL family protein: MLTGKTMGKLFIVCEWMMKLAYLNLLWFLFSIAGFLLFGIMPATVALFTIIRKWLMKETDVPVWQTFLTAYRREFKRANGLGICLAISGVFLASDFLFLRMVDGALQLALLAPLLIITMGYIIIVLYIFPVYVHYEGTLMDYLKNAFFIGVLNFHITLLLLAGLGAILFLMLYQPGLIPFFGGASMAWIFMIGGNYCFKRISYKKARLLGGCMDSSKQIAE; this comes from the coding sequence ATGCTAACCGGAAAAACAATGGGGAAACTATTTATAGTTTGTGAGTGGATGATGAAACTAGCCTATCTGAATCTTTTATGGTTCCTCTTTTCCATAGCAGGATTCCTTCTTTTTGGAATCATGCCTGCGACTGTGGCGCTTTTTACAATCATAAGAAAATGGCTAATGAAAGAAACGGATGTACCGGTTTGGCAAACCTTTCTTACGGCATATCGCAGGGAATTCAAACGAGCAAATGGTTTGGGAATATGTCTTGCCATCAGCGGAGTATTTCTTGCCAGTGATTTTCTGTTTTTAAGAATGGTGGATGGAGCACTACAGCTAGCATTATTAGCACCATTACTGATTATTACAATGGGTTATATCATCATCGTTTTGTATATCTTTCCAGTCTATGTTCATTATGAAGGTACCTTAATGGATTATCTAAAAAATGCTTTCTTCATTGGAGTTCTTAACTTTCATATCACCTTGCTGCTTCTAGCAGGATTGGGAGCCATTCTGTTCTTGATGCTGTATCAGCCGGGGCTGATCCCGTTTTTTGGGGGTGCATCGATGGCATGGATATTCATGATTGGCGGAAATTATTGCTTTAAGCGGATTTCCTATAAAAAAGCGAGACTACTAGGTGGATGTATGGATTCAAGTAAACAAATAGCTGAATGA